From Vigna unguiculata cultivar IT97K-499-35 chromosome 5, ASM411807v1, whole genome shotgun sequence, the proteins below share one genomic window:
- the LOC114185109 gene encoding serine/threonine-protein kinase AtPK2/AtPK19-like, with product MVSSQFSGFTKGGYKPSQTHLLFPANLPDTVNTEHVELDFSDVFGPVTVDLNNIDCTTGEPVEDVNELVYDDPPVIHTRSHSLVGPSTCVSQSLKLSKLTIHETEDSLELVDYVDEETFKDIKESSFVEESLKDEDGNISKTQRVSIEDFDILKVVGQGAFAKVYQVRKKGTSEIYAMKVMRKDKIMEKNHTEYMKAERDIWTKIEHPFVVQLRYCFQTKYRLYLVLDFVNGGHLFFQLYHQGLFREDLARIYAAEIVSAVSHLHSNGIMHRDLKPENILLDADGHVMLTDFGLAKQFEESTRSNSMCGTLEYMAPEIILGKGHDKAADWWSVGVLLFEMLTGKPPFCGGSRDKIQQKIVKDKIKLPAFLSSEAHSLLKALLQKEATKRLGCGARGVEEIKGHKWFKPINWRKLEERAIEPSFRPEVAGTHCVANFEKRWTDMPVVDSPAASPNGGNPFKDFSYVRPAPSFLQRNSPAY from the exons ATGGTTTCCTCTCAGTTTTCTGGTTTTACGAAGGGCGGTTACAAACCGTCACAGACTCACTTACTCTTTCCTGCAAACCTTCCTGATACTGTGAACACGGAGCATGTTGAGCTAGATTTCTCTGATGTATTCGGCCCAGTTACTGTAGATTTGAACAACATTGATTGCACTACTGGTGAACCTGTAGAAGACGTGAATGAGCTGGTTTATGATGACCCACCAGTCATTCACACCCGATCTCATTCTCTGGTTGGCCCTTCTACTTGTGTTAGTCAATCACTTAAGCTTAGCAAACTCACCATACACGAGACTGAGGATTCACTGGaactagtggattatgttgatgAAGAGACCTTTAAGGACATCAAAGAATCCTCCTTTGTCGAAGAGTCTTTGAAAGATGAAGACGGCAATATCTCGAAAACCCAAAGAGTTAGCATTgaagattttgatattttgaaggTTGTGGGGCAGGGTGCATTTGCTAAAGTATATCAAGTGAGGAAGAAAGGTACTTCAGAAATATATGCCATGAAGGTTATGCGGAAGGACAAGATTATGGAGAAGAACCATACTGAATACATGAAAGCTGAGAGGGATATCTGGACAAAGATAGAACACCCTTTTGTTGTTCAACTCAGATACTGTTTTCAG ACAAAATACAGACTGTATCTTGTGCTTGATTTTGTAAACGGGGGCCATCTCTTCTTCCAGCTTTATCACCAAGGCCTTTTCAG AGAGGATCTAGCACGCATATATGCTGCGGAGATTGTTTCTGCAGTTTCTCATCTCCATTCAAATGGAATAATGCACAGGGATCTGAAGCCTGAAAATATTCTACTGGACGCTGATGGCCAT GTTATGTTGACTGATTTTGGCTTAGCAAAACAATTTGAAGAGAGTACAAGATCAAATTCGATGTGTGGTACATTAGAGTACATGGCACCTGAAATTATTCTAGGCAAAGGCCATGATAAGGCTGCTGATTGGTGGAGCGTAGGTGTTCTACTGTTTGAGATGCTTACTGGAAAG CCGCCTTTCTGTGGTGGGAGCCGTGACAAAATTCAGCAGAAGATAGTTAAAGACAAGATCAAGCTGCCAGCATTTTTGTCAAGTGAAGCACATTCACTGTTGAAAGCG CTGCTACAGAAGGAAGCAACGAAGCGCTTAGGTTGTGGAGCCCGGGGGGTTGAGGAAATTAAGGGACACAAGTGGTTTAAACCAATCAATTGGAGAAAACTGGAAGAACGAGCAATCGAGCCAAGCTTTAGGCCAGAAGTAGCTGGTACGCACTGTGTTGCCAACTTTGAGAAGCGCTGGACTGATATGCCTGTTGTGGACTCGCCAGCTGCCAGCCCAAATGGTGGAAACCCCTTTAAGGACTTCTCTTACGTCAGGCCTGCACCCTCTTTTCTTCAGAGGAATAGCCCTGCCTACTGA
- the LOC114185905 gene encoding uncharacterized protein LOC114185905 has product MTEFLATNPLTLSAAESPRFPFLDSRQTHTPRTQLNPSSRVPFSSKPSKTSCNNKSVFWALSSRSNEGPSRGYGFYNELEFEEVKEKTFGLEGNPVGEDSATESGSVPFDGVEGGDDKGEGDLVRVQGGADGDGNDLKKDDDVDQGENEKFGGKRVRRGKQVIRRSNLLAKQVISIRSALSMGFVSQLWVDTTSWMVLFVEVRPNLLSGDSEKFLLEDISQVGDVVLVQDESVIDNEFKMIGLETLVGYKVVTPSQRNIGKVRGYTFCINSGAVEELELDSFGLSIIPSSLVSTYSLLVEDVLEVVSDAVVVHEAAALRIQRLSKGFLGNHNVRTSVDYDSEQSETYGQISRRRKSVGRKKPNHKEWDDEDNWELPMDYL; this is encoded by the exons ATGACTGAGTTTCTCGCCACAAACCCTCTCACCCTTTCAGCTGCAGAATCTCCAAGATTCCCCTTCCTCGATTCGCGCCAAACTCATACACCCAGAACCCAACTTAACCCAAGTTCCCGCGTCCCCTTCTCTTCCAAACCCTCCAAAACCAGTTGCAATAACAAAAGTGTATTTTGGGCGCTCAGCTCCCGCTCCAATGAAGGCCCATCAAGGGGCTATGGCTTTTACAACGAACTTGAATTTGAAGAAGTAAAGGAAAAGACTTTTGGGTTGGAGGGAAACCCTGTTGGTGAAGATTCTGCCACTGAAAGTGGGTCTGTCCCGTTTGATGGAGTGGAAGGTGGTGATGATAAGGGAGAAGGTGATTTGGTTCGGGTTCAGGGGGGTGCAGATGGGGATGGCAATGATTTGAAGAAAGATGATGATGTTGATCAAGGTGAGAATGAGAAATTTGGAGGTAAACGTGTGAGAAGAGGTAAACAGGTAATTAGAAGGTCGAATTTGTTGGCCAAGCAGGTGATAAGCATTCGCTCTGCCCTTAGCATGGGGTTTGTCTCGCAACTTTGGGTGGACACCACCTCT TGGATGGTGTTGTTTGTGGAGGTGAGGCCGAACTTGCTTTCTGGGGATTCAGAGAAATTCCTTCTGGAAGATATCAGCCAG GTTGGAGATGTCGTCCTTGTCCAAGATGAAAGTGTAAtagataatgaatttaaaatgatTGGATTGGAGACACTG GTTGGATACAAAGTTGTAACACCCTCTCAACGGAACATTGGAAAG GTGCGTGGGTACACTTTCTGCATCAATTCAGGTGCTGTTGAAGAACTTGAACTAGATTCATTTGGACTATCAATCATTCCATCAAGCTTG GTGAGTACCTACTCTTTGCTGGTTGAGGACGTTCTGGAGGTAGTATCTGATGCAGTTGTTGTGCATGAAGCTGCAGCTTTACGCATTCAAAGGCTTTCTAAG GGTTTTTTGGGGAATCACAATGTGAGAACCTCGGTAGATTATGACTCCGAACAATCTGAGACATATGGTCAAATTTCAAGGAGAAGAAAAAGTGTGGGAAGAAAAAAACCCAATCATAAAGAATGGGATGATGAAGATAATTGGGAGCTTCCAATGGATTATCTCTGA
- the LOC114185758 gene encoding uncharacterized protein LOC114185758 isoform X2: MQTTMQTQMITPTTGAPKIRPRSGRTPLQLKNSPADPIQPSAKPKPKPDRSYFEISLIDKENNPMAAVLIPAAAPPETSLAEELSAVKKKLERMKADKDRTEKILNEKHAMLDVKMKEMEERGEIQKNLEIEVDRLFRLKELKNRCMRVSPMRTLREKEQGKIVNEAPSTSEVKTEETVASESDSESESVGRECQVLQSPGSACSQTNTTTHTKSDS; encoded by the exons ATGCAAACAACAATGCAGACACAAATGATAACTCCGACGACCGGAGCACCGAAGATCCGGCCGCGATCTGGCCGGACGCCGCTTCAGCTCAAGAACTCTCCCGCCGATCCCATCCAGCCTTCcgccaagcccaagcccaagcccgACCGGTCGTATTTCGAGATTTCATTGATCGACAAAGAGAACAATCCAATGGCCGCCGTCTTGATTCCGGCAGCTGCGCCGCCGGAGACGTCTCTGGCAGAGGAGCTCAGCGCGGTCAAGAAGAAGTTAGAGAGGATGAAAGCGGACAAGGACAGAACGGAGAAAATACTGAACGAGAAACACGCGATGCTGGACGTGAAGATGAAGGAGATGGAAGAGCGAGGGGAGATTCAGAAGAACCTCGAAATCGAGGTTGACCGGTTGTTCCGTTTGAAGGAACTCAAGAATCGCTGCATG AGAGTTTCTCCTATGCGAACGCTCAGGGAGAAGGAACAAGGAAAGATCGTGAACGAAGCGCCATCGACATCGGAG GTTAAAACGGAGGAAACGGTGGCGTCGGAATCGGATTCGGAATCGGAATCTGTTGGCCGCGAATGCCAAGTTCTGCAGAGTCCAGGTTCAGCTTGTTCACAAACTAATACTACAACACACACAAAATCAGATAGTTGA
- the LOC114185758 gene encoding uncharacterized protein LOC114185758 isoform X1 yields the protein MQTTMQTQMITPTTGAPKIRPRSGRTPLQLKNSPADPIQPSAKPKPKPDRSYFEISLIDKENNPMAAVLIPAAAPPETSLAEELSAVKKKLERMKADKDRTEKILNEKHAMLDVKMKEMEERGEIQKNLEIEVDRLFRLKELKNRCMRVSPMRTLREKEQGKIVNEAPSTSEKVKTEETVASESDSESESVGRECQVLQSPGSACSQTNTTTHTKSDS from the exons ATGCAAACAACAATGCAGACACAAATGATAACTCCGACGACCGGAGCACCGAAGATCCGGCCGCGATCTGGCCGGACGCCGCTTCAGCTCAAGAACTCTCCCGCCGATCCCATCCAGCCTTCcgccaagcccaagcccaagcccgACCGGTCGTATTTCGAGATTTCATTGATCGACAAAGAGAACAATCCAATGGCCGCCGTCTTGATTCCGGCAGCTGCGCCGCCGGAGACGTCTCTGGCAGAGGAGCTCAGCGCGGTCAAGAAGAAGTTAGAGAGGATGAAAGCGGACAAGGACAGAACGGAGAAAATACTGAACGAGAAACACGCGATGCTGGACGTGAAGATGAAGGAGATGGAAGAGCGAGGGGAGATTCAGAAGAACCTCGAAATCGAGGTTGACCGGTTGTTCCGTTTGAAGGAACTCAAGAATCGCTGCATG AGAGTTTCTCCTATGCGAACGCTCAGGGAGAAGGAACAAGGAAAGATCGTGAACGAAGCGCCATCGACATCGGAG AAGGTTAAAACGGAGGAAACGGTGGCGTCGGAATCGGATTCGGAATCGGAATCTGTTGGCCGCGAATGCCAAGTTCTGCAGAGTCCAGGTTCAGCTTGTTCACAAACTAATACTACAACACACACAAAATCAGATAGTTGA